A part of Leptospira congkakensis genomic DNA contains:
- a CDS encoding helix-turn-helix domain-containing protein, producing MLRKKRGIKQYDMARALGVSPSYLSKIETGAQDPTEKFKSSCAKYLKTSVDKLFNESAVEDIYPEFSNGLKNKLWAVRRELGIKQYDFAKKLKVSTPFLSKVELGLLEPPEDFKNLVSKVLKMEKKELFLG from the coding sequence ATGCTTCGAAAGAAGAGAGGTATCAAACAGTACGATATGGCAAGGGCGCTGGGAGTTTCTCCAAGTTACCTATCCAAAATTGAGACTGGAGCCCAAGATCCGACTGAAAAATTCAAGTCGTCTTGTGCAAAGTATCTCAAAACCTCTGTTGATAAGCTTTTCAATGAAAGCGCTGTGGAAGACATCTATCCTGAGTTTTCCAACGGATTGAAAAACAAACTTTGGGCTGTCAGACGTGAGTTAGGAATCAAACAATACGATTTCGCTAAGAAATTGAAGGTTTCCACTCCGTTTTTGTCAAAAGTAGAACTTGGACTTTTGGAACCACCGGAAGATTTTAAGAATCTGGTCTCCAAAGTTCTGAAAATGGAAAAAAAAGAGCTATTTCTCGGCTAA
- a CDS encoding sodium-dependent transporter: MEKRQAEHQEGWASRIGLILAVASGAIGLGNFLRFPGQAAQNGGGAFMVPYIISFLILGIPVCLAEWTMGRMGGKHGHSTPFIFREYLKGFPLKLSGTIGVMIPVMIYVYYVFIESWCLAYAYYFLTGQMSLDGSTQDEMTKQASTFFMHLTGAEANGSSFQSPIIVFFILCVLFNFLLVYRGLSKGLEAFAKIAMPLMGICATIILVRVLTIPGIESGLAVMWNPDWSKLTQPKVWINAAGQIFFSLSTGFGIALVFSSFLKKKDDVVLSSLSSASLNEFAEVVFGGMITIPVAFLFLGMQATSFGTFGMGFIALPSVFGMMPGGAFFGGLWFLVLFLAAITSSVTMLQPGILFLEEGFHVGRRKSSLLLFLFTFFLCLPIIYFNKDFAALDIADFYIGTIMIYILASIQIFIFVFKIGVDRGVKDANEGSLIPFPRSIRFVLKYITPWFLLFIFVSFCYMNLPEYLDKMNPEVMGLLAENKGENVEDAKTKAVVARSVVIGLFIIYGFIYLLVSKALNHSKNQVIK, translated from the coding sequence ATGGAAAAGAGACAAGCGGAACACCAAGAAGGCTGGGCCAGTCGTATCGGTTTGATTTTGGCTGTGGCTAGTGGTGCCATCGGACTTGGAAATTTTTTACGGTTTCCGGGCCAAGCCGCACAAAATGGTGGGGGTGCCTTTATGGTTCCTTACATCATTAGTTTCCTCATTCTTGGAATCCCTGTTTGTTTGGCTGAATGGACCATGGGGCGAATGGGCGGTAAACATGGACATAGCACTCCCTTTATCTTTCGAGAGTATCTAAAAGGATTTCCTCTCAAACTTTCGGGAACCATCGGTGTGATGATTCCTGTGATGATCTATGTATACTATGTATTTATAGAATCCTGGTGTTTGGCTTATGCTTATTACTTTCTTACGGGGCAAATGTCTCTTGATGGTTCCACGCAAGACGAGATGACGAAACAAGCTTCCACTTTTTTTATGCATCTAACGGGAGCCGAAGCCAATGGATCCAGTTTCCAGTCTCCTATCATTGTATTTTTTATCCTCTGTGTATTGTTTAACTTTTTACTCGTTTATCGTGGTCTTTCCAAAGGACTAGAAGCGTTTGCAAAAATTGCAATGCCCCTTATGGGAATTTGTGCCACCATCATCCTTGTCCGAGTACTTACCATTCCTGGAATTGAATCCGGCCTTGCTGTAATGTGGAACCCTGATTGGTCAAAACTGACCCAACCTAAAGTATGGATCAACGCAGCAGGACAAATTTTCTTTTCTTTATCCACTGGTTTTGGGATTGCTCTCGTGTTTTCTAGTTTTTTAAAGAAAAAAGACGATGTTGTTTTATCAAGTCTCTCATCTGCTTCTTTGAATGAATTCGCAGAAGTAGTGTTTGGTGGAATGATCACAATTCCAGTTGCATTTTTATTTTTAGGAATGCAGGCCACTTCTTTTGGAACTTTTGGTATGGGATTTATTGCTTTACCTTCCGTTTTTGGAATGATGCCGGGAGGTGCTTTTTTTGGTGGACTCTGGTTTCTAGTATTGTTTCTTGCTGCGATCACCTCTTCCGTTACTATGTTACAACCTGGAATTTTATTTTTAGAAGAGGGATTTCATGTTGGTAGACGGAAGTCATCCCTACTTTTATTTCTTTTTACCTTTTTTCTCTGCCTTCCTATCATTTACTTCAACAAAGACTTTGCTGCCCTTGACATTGCCGATTTTTATATCGGAACCATTATGATCTATATTTTGGCATCCATCCAGATTTTTATATTTGTATTTAAGATTGGTGTGGATCGAGGTGTGAAGGATGCCAACGAAGGAAGTCTCATTCCTTTTCCTAGATCCATTCGATTTGTTTTGAAATACATCACTCCTTGGTTTTTGTTATTTATCTTTGTGTCCTTTTGTTATATGAACTTACCGGAATATTTAGATAAAATGAATCCAGAAGTGATGGGTCTCCTTGCGGAAAACAAAGGAGAAAATGTTGAAGATGCCAAAACAAAGGCGGTGGTTGCCCGTTCGGTTGTGATTGGTCTTTTTATCATTTATGGATTCATCTATCTATTAGTTTCCAAAGCTCTCAACCATTCAAAGAATCAGGTAATCAAATGA
- a CDS encoding ATP-dependent DNA helicase produces MDVQTVFTTKLPKLWKDYEVRKEQMDMSTSIESAFNTGSNWVIEAGTGVGKSLAYLIPSALFSLENDCTVVVSTETKALQDQLLYKDIPLVSEALGAPINAMVALGASNYLCKRKYGRVMERGDFGPEMESSLQYFVNWEKQTTAGIRAEYDGFLSNSFWNSVSRESDNCLGRNCPNFSSSYYFLEKEKWKKANILIVNHHLLASHLAGDFKLLPPFSQLVIDEAHAFPEIVGKAFGSEIRYDLLMNLLHYLYFPEKRTGLVLKLKNGEKIMKSVEASIGYANDFFRMLLSAIPLQFNQFSTRHTERIKLDNGALEDTLADLASQLESLLSKYKKDSEDMEEKEMALGLEMVSGNLKKASSFLNDFRLKTNPNLVFWIEPPPQSAKDPFYYLFSQPKNTDEILANTLFPNMDSVVMTSATLSPTAGNFQYFLKEVGTSEVKTKTLASPFAYNTHSLLFVPKQVADPVQDPRKNKSDLSYWIARLLKLSEGDAFVLFTSNKLLSELYEELRHQVPYPIFSQTEMGPIAAKREFLANEKSVLFGVSSFWQGVDIKGDKLRNVIVTKLPFQVPTEPVLQAKMEDMERKGKSPFWEMQVPKTCLLLRQGFGRLIRSQSDTGMVSILDPRVHTKSYGKNVLQSLPKGVPLITEFNELERKFQLLPKS; encoded by the coding sequence TTGGACGTACAAACCGTATTCACAACCAAACTTCCAAAACTTTGGAAGGATTATGAAGTTAGAAAAGAACAAATGGATATGTCAACGTCCATCGAATCAGCGTTTAATACTGGTTCTAATTGGGTGATTGAAGCCGGCACAGGTGTCGGAAAGTCTTTGGCGTATTTGATCCCCAGTGCTCTTTTCTCTTTAGAAAATGATTGTACTGTTGTTGTTTCCACAGAAACAAAAGCACTACAAGACCAATTACTTTATAAAGACATTCCCCTTGTTTCTGAGGCACTCGGTGCCCCGATCAATGCTATGGTGGCCCTTGGGGCGAGTAATTATCTTTGCAAACGTAAGTATGGTCGTGTGATGGAACGCGGCGATTTTGGCCCGGAGATGGAATCTTCCCTGCAATACTTTGTAAATTGGGAAAAACAAACAACGGCAGGAATTCGGGCCGAATATGATGGATTTTTATCCAATTCCTTTTGGAATTCTGTCTCTAGAGAGTCTGACAACTGTTTGGGGAGAAATTGTCCCAACTTTAGTTCCTCCTATTATTTTTTAGAAAAGGAAAAATGGAAAAAAGCCAATATCCTGATTGTGAACCACCATCTTTTGGCAAGCCATCTCGCTGGTGATTTTAAACTCCTTCCACCATTTTCACAACTCGTCATTGATGAAGCACATGCATTTCCTGAAATTGTAGGAAAGGCTTTTGGATCAGAAATTCGTTATGACTTGTTGATGAATTTGCTCCACTATCTTTATTTCCCTGAAAAACGGACAGGTCTTGTTTTAAAACTGAAAAACGGCGAAAAAATAATGAAGTCGGTAGAGGCTTCTATTGGTTATGCGAATGATTTTTTTCGTATGTTGCTCTCCGCCATCCCTTTACAATTCAATCAATTTTCCACTCGTCATACAGAACGGATCAAACTCGATAATGGAGCTTTAGAAGATACCTTAGCTGATTTAGCATCACAATTGGAAAGTCTACTTTCTAAATACAAAAAAGATAGTGAGGATATGGAAGAAAAGGAAATGGCTCTCGGTTTAGAGATGGTTTCTGGAAATCTAAAGAAAGCTTCCTCCTTTTTAAATGACTTTCGTTTGAAAACCAATCCTAATTTGGTGTTTTGGATTGAACCACCTCCGCAGTCGGCAAAAGATCCGTTCTATTATTTGTTCTCCCAACCGAAAAACACCGATGAAATTTTGGCCAATACTCTATTCCCCAATATGGATTCTGTCGTAATGACCTCGGCCACACTTTCACCAACCGCTGGAAATTTTCAGTATTTTTTGAAGGAAGTGGGAACATCTGAAGTCAAAACCAAAACACTTGCCTCTCCTTTTGCTTACAACACTCATTCCTTACTTTTTGTTCCCAAACAAGTAGCAGATCCGGTTCAGGATCCGAGAAAAAATAAATCGGATCTTTCTTATTGGATTGCGCGCCTTCTCAAACTTTCGGAAGGGGATGCCTTTGTACTTTTTACGTCCAACAAACTTTTGTCGGAACTCTATGAAGAGTTAAGGCATCAGGTTCCTTATCCTATTTTTTCCCAAACAGAAATGGGTCCGATTGCCGCCAAACGGGAGTTCCTTGCCAATGAGAAGAGTGTACTTTTTGGAGTCTCCAGTTTTTGGCAAGGTGTGGACATTAAGGGTGATAAACTTCGAAACGTAATTGTGACTAAACTTCCTTTCCAGGTGCCAACAGAACCTGTTTTGCAAGCAAAGATGGAAGATATGGAAAGAAAGGGAAAAAGTCCGTTTTGGGAGATGCAAGTTCCCAAAACCTGTTTGCTCTTACGCCAAGGAT
- a CDS encoding LIC12015 family putative lipoprotein yields the protein MNLNKLLTRVTILSLILVPLLNCSKDSEILATFDGGTVTRREMNFVIEASKRGNTEPQPITADIQAKILESIALEKILLKDAISSKKVAEADVQKIETLVNQFLKLNVYMREYVKNGLKEKPLEFVNLQLALVRGEDEASNLKKAEELATKLNSLSNKEIAEEIAKVTEDVTRKPIAGKLEPFCTNCAETPLEDILTEVRKAKKGTFISYAKAGEGRIAYVVRSTGTEKVHPERLKKYFTSIFDEFKNEATEYGKTHDDADTKASVAYFTDGESADKANQFASHTMKEYEQGLYQKELKRITENSGITVVNLPRFTGPTDIDPKIFTPDYALYSNREGKNYTWKDLTADFEAIPNILKQEYKDEKSKTWDMLNLFQSTILQGKIAETSDEVQDVGSEIGYLMQMDKMKVSLALKSLQDEIKAIPVTVTETQMRDAYEAGKLYAYADQDPKNPQNRIPKPYAAVRERIKSEMEGAQRNSFIEQKVSGLKTTYNLVIAADRLKEVTL from the coding sequence ATGAATCTAAACAAACTTCTGACTCGAGTTACCATACTCAGTTTGATACTCGTACCACTTCTCAATTGCTCTAAGGATTCTGAAATCCTTGCAACCTTTGATGGTGGAACTGTTACTCGCAGGGAAATGAACTTCGTGATTGAAGCTTCGAAACGAGGCAACACGGAACCACAACCCATCACAGCTGATATCCAAGCAAAAATATTAGAAAGTATCGCTTTAGAAAAAATCCTACTGAAAGATGCTATCTCATCTAAAAAAGTTGCAGAAGCAGATGTTCAAAAAATTGAAACATTGGTGAATCAGTTTTTGAAACTAAACGTTTATATGCGTGAGTATGTAAAAAATGGTTTAAAAGAAAAACCATTAGAATTTGTAAACCTTCAACTAGCGCTTGTTCGTGGCGAAGATGAAGCAAGTAATTTGAAAAAAGCAGAAGAGTTAGCAACAAAACTAAATTCCCTTTCCAATAAAGAAATTGCCGAAGAAATTGCAAAAGTAACGGAAGATGTCACAAGAAAACCGATTGCTGGAAAATTAGAACCTTTTTGTACAAATTGCGCAGAAACTCCTCTGGAAGATATTTTAACCGAAGTGAGAAAGGCAAAAAAAGGAACATTTATTTCGTATGCAAAAGCTGGCGAAGGAAGGATTGCTTATGTGGTTCGTTCTACTGGAACTGAAAAAGTCCACCCAGAAAGACTAAAAAAATATTTCACATCTATTTTTGATGAATTCAAAAATGAAGCTACTGAATACGGTAAAACACATGACGATGCAGATACAAAAGCTTCTGTAGCCTACTTCACTGATGGAGAGTCGGCAGATAAAGCCAATCAATTTGCTTCTCATACAATGAAAGAGTATGAACAAGGCCTTTACCAAAAAGAATTAAAACGAATTACTGAAAATAGTGGAATTACTGTAGTAAATTTACCTCGTTTTACTGGCCCTACCGATATCGATCCAAAGATTTTTACTCCTGACTATGCATTGTATTCCAATCGTGAAGGAAAAAACTACACTTGGAAAGATTTGACTGCTGATTTTGAAGCCATTCCTAATATTCTAAAACAAGAATACAAAGATGAAAAATCTAAAACTTGGGACATGCTCAATTTATTCCAATCCACTATCCTCCAAGGAAAAATTGCAGAAACTTCTGATGAAGTACAAGATGTGGGATCAGAAATTGGATATTTGATGCAAATGGATAAAATGAAAGTTTCTTTGGCGTTAAAATCGCTACAAGATGAAATCAAAGCCATCCCTGTTACCGTTACGGAAACTCAAATGAGAGATGCTTACGAAGCAGGAAAATTGTATGCTTATGCAGACCAAGATCCAAAAAACCCACAGAATCGAATTCCAAAGCCATATGCAGCTGTTCGTGAACGAATCAAATCGGAAATGGAAGGTGCACAAAGGAATTCATTTATTGAGCAAAAAGTTTCCGGTTTAAAGACCACTTACAACTTGGTCATTGCTGCAGATCGTTTAAAAGAAGTTACATTATAG
- a CDS encoding TldD/PmbA family protein, producing MRNLLKECLAEESGFVELRYHHKESRSFFAERGRVESTALRKRTGIGVRVLEAGTWGFASTSEISKSSIQNAIQVAKKAARLSSALRKDKIPNLPKANFAIGDFIGKGIEDFRNRTVEEKLKLVLDIQNAAAKQSTKLQSVGCGYSEIYEEKAIVTTDGADSFFSMVRPEFRVSAVAKEDGKMESGSHSIGVTGGWDCLFRSQSPTEISDEACKTAVDLLSSSLPDGGLSTVILSPSIVGLLVHEAIGHTVEADFVLSGSVAQGKIGHRVGSDLVTLCDSGYSEYYEGAGGSIPVDDEGIIPTNTVIIKNGILSSYLHNRETAERFGVAPTGSARAWEYGDVPLIRMRNTFLVPGDSSLEEMIANTKDGYYLDGAKNGQADATGEFMFAVQKAYRIQNGKITDLLKGVTVSGLAFDVLQNVDMVSKEFKWDLGSGHCGKGQPAKVDAGGPYVRTKVLLGGK from the coding sequence ATGCGAAACCTATTAAAAGAATGTTTAGCCGAAGAGTCCGGATTCGTAGAACTAAGATACCATCATAAAGAAAGTCGTTCCTTCTTTGCCGAAAGAGGACGAGTCGAGTCCACTGCACTTCGCAAAAGAACGGGAATTGGGGTTCGGGTTTTGGAAGCGGGAACTTGGGGTTTTGCATCTACTAGCGAAATTTCAAAATCTTCTATTCAAAATGCCATCCAAGTGGCCAAAAAAGCGGCTCGCCTATCTTCAGCTCTCCGAAAAGATAAAATTCCGAATTTGCCAAAGGCGAATTTTGCCATTGGGGATTTTATAGGGAAAGGGATAGAAGACTTTCGTAACCGAACCGTAGAAGAAAAATTAAAACTCGTCCTCGACATCCAAAATGCGGCAGCCAAACAATCGACGAAACTCCAATCCGTGGGTTGCGGGTATTCTGAAATTTATGAAGAGAAAGCCATTGTAACCACAGATGGAGCAGATAGTTTTTTTAGTATGGTAAGACCAGAATTTCGAGTGTCAGCTGTGGCCAAAGAAGATGGAAAGATGGAATCGGGCTCTCATTCCATTGGTGTGACTGGCGGATGGGATTGTCTTTTTCGTTCCCAATCTCCCACAGAGATTTCGGATGAGGCCTGCAAAACAGCTGTGGATTTACTTTCCAGTTCTTTACCTGACGGCGGCCTCTCCACTGTGATTTTATCTCCTTCAATTGTGGGCCTTCTTGTTCACGAAGCCATTGGGCATACGGTAGAGGCAGACTTTGTTTTATCCGGATCTGTGGCCCAAGGAAAAATTGGACATAGAGTTGGTTCCGACTTAGTGACGTTATGCGACTCAGGATATTCAGAATACTACGAAGGAGCTGGTGGTTCCATTCCTGTAGATGATGAAGGAATCATTCCGACAAATACCGTCATTATCAAAAACGGAATCCTTTCCTCTTACCTCCACAACCGAGAAACAGCCGAACGATTTGGAGTGGCACCAACGGGATCCGCAAGGGCTTGGGAGTATGGAGATGTTCCCCTCATTCGCATGCGTAACACTTTCCTCGTTCCTGGAGATTCCAGTTTAGAAGAAATGATCGCCAATACAAAAGATGGATACTATCTAGACGGCGCCAAAAATGGGCAAGCAGATGCCACTGGTGAATTTATGTTTGCCGTTCAAAAAGCGTATCGTATCCAAAATGGAAAGATCACGGATCTTTTGAAAGGTGTGACTGTTTCCGGTCTTGCCTTTGATGTTTTACAAAATGTTGATATGGTTTCCAAAGAATTCAAATGGGATTTGGGTTCGGGACATTGTGGGAAAGGACAACCAGCTAAAGTAGATGCCGGTGGTCCTTATGTTCGCACAAAAGTATTATTAGGTGGTAAATAA
- a CDS encoding YheT family hydrolase — protein MTSSNREFKPRRFLEGRHLQTVYNVLFPPDNSLEDEYYSESILIPTNDGSGDLLWLEHNPPLSLVRKNSAKWNGYYLLLIHGMEGSSESHYMVSAGKEALNRGYGVVRMNLRNCGRGFGVAKKPYNAGQSEDLEAVLKYIYKHFTKSIFVSGFSLSANLVIKFFGEKREHYSKAFSATSPPLDLKRSCDFIDSRAGNFYRDHFLDTMKEKVTSGVYEISDKMKERVLRSKSFFDFDDFFTAPISGYANVLEYYNICSSVKYLGGIKIPGLIVHADDDPVVPSEVWHEIRWKSYPLLQTVLTEKGGHVGFISDPSPDNPEGRWLPRILLDFFDSQIKS, from the coding sequence TTGACGTCGTCTAACAGAGAATTCAAACCAAGAAGATTTTTAGAAGGTAGACATTTACAAACTGTCTACAATGTACTTTTTCCTCCAGACAATTCGCTTGAGGATGAGTACTATTCAGAGAGTATCCTCATTCCCACAAACGATGGGTCTGGGGATTTGCTTTGGTTAGAACACAACCCCCCTCTTTCTTTAGTTCGAAAAAATTCCGCCAAATGGAATGGATACTATTTACTTCTCATTCATGGAATGGAAGGAAGTTCTGAATCTCATTATATGGTAAGTGCTGGAAAAGAAGCGCTTAATCGTGGTTATGGGGTAGTTCGTATGAATTTACGAAACTGTGGTCGTGGGTTTGGTGTTGCCAAAAAACCTTATAATGCAGGCCAATCGGAAGATTTAGAAGCCGTATTAAAATACATTTATAAACATTTTACTAAATCCATATTTGTTTCTGGATTTTCATTATCGGCCAATCTGGTGATCAAATTTTTTGGAGAAAAAAGGGAACATTATTCGAAGGCATTTTCGGCCACATCCCCTCCTTTGGATTTAAAACGAAGTTGTGACTTTATTGATTCACGTGCTGGAAATTTTTACCGCGATCATTTTTTGGATACCATGAAAGAAAAGGTAACCTCTGGGGTTTATGAAATCTCAGATAAAATGAAAGAAAGAGTTTTGCGAAGTAAGTCATTTTTTGATTTTGATGATTTTTTCACAGCACCAATTTCCGGTTATGCGAATGTATTGGAATACTATAATATTTGTTCCAGTGTCAAATATCTCGGTGGAATCAAAATTCCTGGTCTCATAGTCCATGCGGATGATGATCCTGTGGTTCCTTCGGAAGTTTGGCACGAAATTCGTTGGAAGTCCTATCCCCTATTACAAACCGTTCTTACGGAAAAAGGGGGACATGTTGGATTTATCAGTGATCCTTCTCCGGACAATCCAGAAGGAAGATGGCTTCCTCGGATCCTCCTCGATTTTTTTGATTCTCAAATCAAATCGTAA
- a CDS encoding STAS domain-containing protein, translating to MSLDDLVVSTEKIDTVYVTKLQGNLNNFTAEKCIKSILNSLKHGSVILDLEELNMVTTQGIIAFKTISEEAFLHKHKIILINLPLSVRQAFLMAGVRNLFPIANNEEAAFKMASRPSR from the coding sequence ATGAGCCTAGACGATTTAGTAGTTTCCACTGAAAAAATAGATACTGTGTATGTGACCAAATTACAGGGAAATCTAAATAACTTTACTGCCGAAAAGTGCATCAAATCGATTCTCAATTCCTTAAAACATGGATCGGTCATTTTGGATCTGGAAGAGTTGAATATGGTAACTACCCAAGGAATCATCGCTTTCAAAACCATCAGCGAAGAAGCCTTCCTGCACAAACATAAAATCATCTTAATCAATCTCCCGTTAAGTGTTAGGCAAGCATTTTTAATGGCAGGGGTTCGTAATTTATTTCCCATCGCTAACAATGAAGAGGCAGCATTTAAAATGGCCTCAAGACCCAGTAGGTAA
- a CDS encoding DUF4416 family protein, which produces MPQEILERPPGASFFVILSYQQEDILFELKAMAEKRFSKILYESVLLPKWTPDETEREFAYPGRFTKVLSFKQRIHREELVEKKKECLEFQTLLQKKDQSVLLIPGYVTSHNIVIAKSKDDFHRSYLFQGVYSETVYHFSRGQLVVPNSTQSYFRERDVSYFFNTLRESYEFNKFKS; this is translated from the coding sequence ATGCCGCAAGAGATTTTAGAAAGACCTCCTGGCGCTTCGTTTTTTGTCATTCTTTCTTACCAACAAGAAGACATTCTTTTTGAATTGAAGGCGATGGCGGAGAAACGGTTTTCTAAAATCCTCTATGAATCTGTTTTACTTCCCAAATGGACTCCTGATGAAACAGAAAGGGAATTTGCTTATCCGGGACGATTTACAAAAGTTCTTTCCTTCAAACAAAGAATTCACAGAGAGGAACTTGTTGAAAAAAAGAAGGAATGTTTAGAGTTCCAAACTTTACTTCAAAAAAAAGACCAGAGTGTGTTACTCATCCCTGGTTATGTAACTTCGCATAACATAGTCATTGCGAAATCAAAGGATGATTTCCACCGCAGTTATTTGTTTCAAGGTGTGTATTCGGAAACAGTTTACCATTTTTCTCGAGGCCAATTGGTTGTTCCAAATTCTACACAGAGTTATTTCCGAGAAAGAGATGTGAGTTATTTTTTTAATACCCTCAGGGAATCCTATGAATTCAATAAATTCAAATCTTAA
- a CDS encoding diacylglycerol/polyprenol kinase family protein has product MNSGFNFFRKIWHVLGLIIPVTLFFDPFKDSFGLVFATRAILVSLLGILLVSLLILEFVRLNHSGFENFFYKYFGFLMKESERKRFNGTVPYFFANFLVVLFFPAEVAILAILFLVIGDPFAAYVGSKYGKHRFYNGKSLEGIIGFLVPAFLFSILALFLITKSQPGSFLAVLDNQGAILWTPIYLMFFSVVSACVTEFFANTTAKGLVDDNLLIPIVGAVVLSVLSLLYLDYTPMDFFFDPKALYIQK; this is encoded by the coding sequence GTGAATTCAGGATTTAATTTTTTTCGTAAAATTTGGCATGTACTCGGGCTCATCATTCCCGTGACTCTTTTTTTTGATCCCTTTAAGGATTCCTTCGGTCTTGTCTTTGCAACTCGGGCCATCCTGGTTTCCTTACTTGGAATCCTCCTTGTTAGTTTATTAATTTTGGAATTTGTAAGACTGAATCACTCCGGTTTTGAAAATTTCTTTTACAAGTATTTTGGGTTCTTAATGAAAGAGTCTGAAAGAAAACGATTCAACGGAACCGTTCCTTATTTTTTTGCGAACTTCCTAGTTGTTTTGTTTTTCCCTGCCGAAGTTGCGATTCTTGCCATTTTGTTTTTAGTGATTGGGGATCCCTTTGCGGCTTATGTAGGAAGTAAGTATGGAAAACATAGATTTTATAATGGAAAATCACTCGAGGGAATCATAGGGTTTTTAGTTCCCGCATTTTTGTTTTCTATTCTAGCACTTTTTCTCATTACCAAATCCCAACCAGGAAGTTTCCTTGCGGTTCTTGATAACCAAGGAGCCATTCTCTGGACTCCCATTTATCTTATGTTCTTTTCTGTGGTCTCGGCTTGTGTGACTGAGTTTTTTGCAAATACAACGGCTAAGGGACTTGTGGATGATAACCTTCTCATTCCAATTGTAGGGGCAGTGGTTCTATCGGTTTTATCCTTATTGTATTTGGATTATACACCAATGGATTTTTTCTTCGACCCAAAGGCTCTTTACATTCAAAAATAA
- a CDS encoding TldD/PmbA family protein — MDRNSIEKRLNDQKDLLSNLVKKAKTNGIDQVEIYSSYGYSEDVSLEKNDLNNCTATEENMFGIRVITEGNQGFIISNHIPSLYQSIEEAYSLAKSQSTPDFDLGLPEPESIQNHFNQYDDSLDRLGIEDLVNSAKEALGWRNDLYSKVNIDSGDFSLSKGYKLIVSSKGVMAHELGAELSASVMGMGVDGDLVGSFDYDSASGFDKNQFQTLWKKAFMNFGDKCMGALYAKPISGFQGKVLLPPDAVYSFFLGLFIGSLNGTSLRKGKSKMADKLGEKVASSLLSIWDDPINNGLMGSTGFDREGLPTSKKSVLTEGVLNTYFYNTYEAKKAGLPKSNGSASGGAQSLPGCGSKQLQIAPGTSAKDEFFKLPGKTLFVNRISGTKDGASGDFSGVIKGGYLLENGEKVPVREVQIVGNAFDALEQIEAISKEGELLGESSFVPYMLLDGFTITGVTEE, encoded by the coding sequence ATGGATCGTAATTCGATTGAAAAACGTTTAAACGACCAAAAAGATTTACTTTCTAATTTAGTCAAAAAAGCAAAAACAAACGGGATCGACCAAGTTGAAATTTATTCCAGTTACGGGTATTCGGAAGATGTCAGTTTAGAAAAAAATGACTTAAACAACTGTACGGCGACCGAAGAAAATATGTTTGGAATTCGTGTGATCACTGAGGGAAACCAAGGTTTTATCATCTCCAATCATATCCCTAGCCTCTATCAGTCGATTGAAGAAGCCTATAGTTTGGCAAAAAGCCAATCCACTCCAGATTTTGATTTGGGACTTCCGGAACCAGAATCCATTCAGAATCATTTCAACCAATATGATGATTCCTTAGATAGATTGGGAATTGAGGATTTGGTCAATTCTGCGAAAGAGGCTCTTGGTTGGAGAAATGATTTGTATTCCAAGGTCAATATTGACTCGGGAGATTTTTCGCTTAGCAAGGGTTACAAACTCATCGTTTCTTCCAAGGGAGTGATGGCCCATGAACTGGGTGCTGAACTTTCTGCTTCGGTGATGGGAATGGGTGTGGATGGAGATTTAGTCGGAAGTTTTGATTATGATTCTGCCAGTGGGTTTGACAAAAACCAGTTCCAAACTCTATGGAAAAAAGCCTTTATGAATTTTGGAGACAAATGTATGGGGGCACTCTATGCCAAACCCATCTCTGGATTTCAAGGAAAGGTTTTACTTCCTCCTGATGCCGTGTATTCTTTTTTTCTCGGACTTTTTATTGGTTCTTTAAATGGAACAAGTCTCCGCAAAGGAAAATCCAAAATGGCGGATAAGTTAGGTGAAAAAGTTGCTTCTTCTTTACTATCTATTTGGGATGATCCAATAAACAATGGTTTGATGGGGTCAACTGGATTTGACCGCGAAGGCCTTCCTACTTCAAAAAAATCAGTCCTGACAGAGGGAGTTTTAAATACTTACTTCTACAATACTTACGAAGCTAAAAAAGCCGGCCTTCCGAAATCCAATGGATCTGCAAGTGGTGGAGCCCAAAGTCTCCCTGGTTGTGGTTCCAAACAACTCCAGATTGCACCAGGCACCTCCGCAAAAGATGAGTTTTTTAAACTCCCTGGAAAAACTCTTTTTGTGAACCGAATTTCGGGAACTAAAGATGGAGCCTCCGGTGATTTTTCGGGAGTGATCAAAGGGGGATACCTTTTAGAAAATGGAGAGAAAGTCCCGGTCCGTGAGGTACAAATTGTGGGAAATGCATTTGATGCACTAGAGCAAATCGAAGCAATCTCCAAAGAAGGAGAACTTCTGGGCGAATCTTCCTTTGTTCCTTATATGTTACTCGATGGATTTACCATTACGGGAGTGACTGAAGAGTAA